The following are encoded in a window of Rosa chinensis cultivar Old Blush chromosome 4, RchiOBHm-V2, whole genome shotgun sequence genomic DNA:
- the LOC112200199 gene encoding mitochondrial import receptor subunit TOM20, translating into MQFSQDDFDRLLLSEHSRKTCEAHYAKNPQDADNLVKWAGALLELSQFQSIADSRIMLDDCISKLEEALAINPTKHEALWCLGNAHTSHGFMNPDLDEARPYFEKASEYFQRAAEQEPANELYQKSIEVTAKAPELHMEIHKQGMAQQALGGGPATSSSGKSSKAKRSSDLKYDICGWIILAVGIFAWVGAKSNVPPPPPPR; encoded by the exons ATGCAGTTCTCTCAGGACGACTTCGACCGCCTCTTGCTCTCCGAGCACAGCCGCAAGACCTGCGAAGCTCACTACGCCAAGAACCCTCAAGACGCCGAt AACTTAGTCAAATGGGCCGGAGCTCTGCTCGAACTGTCGCAGTTTCAGAGTATTGCCGACTCCCGGATCATGCTtgatg ATTGTATTTCGAAGCTGGAGGAGGCTCTGGCGATAAATCCTACAAAGCATGAAGCTCTATGGTGTCTTGGGAACGCGCATACATCTCATGGATTCATGAATCCTGACTTGGACGAGGCAAGGCCTTATTTCGAGAAGGCGTCGGAGTATTTCCAGAGGGCTGCCGAGCAG GAACCTGCCAATGAGCTTTATCAGAAGTCCATAGAAGTCACAGCTAAG GCACCAGAGTTGCATATGGAGATCCATAAGCAAGGAATGGCTCAACAGGCACTAGGTGGGGGACCTGCCACTTCCTCAAGTGGAAAG AGTTCCAAGGCTAAGAGGAGCAGTGATCTCAAGTATGACATATGTGGATGGATTATTCTTGCAGTTGGCATTTTTGCATGGGTTGGAGCGAAATCCAACGTGCCACCACCCCCACCCCCAAGATAA
- the LOC112200413 gene encoding uncharacterized protein LOC112200413, with amino-acid sequence MAEDETAATTPPQMEEEQDSTTVQPPREEEGEDASPIRPESGEENAVRPESDTATIQSVSGEENTQPQIEEEEEPPVVEEDDAAVTRPESGEENAVGPESEEDNIAPIEIASEEENAATVQPLSEGEKAKANRLEPIRLELPTGRVKKIMKLDRDINKINSEALHLVSCSAQLFLQFLAEASGEAAMEKKRKIVKLEHIRTAAKRHRATRDFLLDELPVPSQPSDQKSADRSRSRPVADNPAPAGTRRIDDFFSKPATKSPIEVEES; translated from the coding sequence ATGGCGGAAGACGAGACAGCCGCAACAACACCACCACAGATGGAAGAAGAACAGGACTCAACAACCGTGCAACCACcgagggaagaagaaggagaggacgCATCCCCGATCCGACCGGAATCCGGGGAAGAAAACGCAGTCCGACCCGAATCGGACACAGCAACGATCCAATCCGTATCGGGAGAAGAGAACACGCAACCACAgatcgaagaagaagaggaaccacCGGTGGTTGAAGAAGACGACGCAGCCGTGACCCGACCCGAATCCGGTGAAGAGAACGCAGTCGGACCTGAATCCGAAGAAGATAACATAGCACCGATCGAAATCGCATCGGAAGAAGAGAACGCCGCAACGGTCCAACCCCTATCAGAAGGAGAGAAGGCAAAAGCGAACCGACTCGAACCTATTCGACTCGAACTTCCGACGGGTCGGGTCAAGAAGATAATGAAGCTGGACAGAGACATTAACAAAATAAACTCAGAAGCCCTACACCTGGTCTCGTGCTCCGCCCAGCTCTTCCTCCAATTCCTAGCCGAGGCCTCCGGCGAGGCGGCGATGGAGAAGAAGCGCAAGATCGTGAAGCTCGAACACATACGGACGGCGGCAAAGAGGCACCGGGCCACCAGAGATTTCCTCCTCGATGAGCTCCCCGTGCCGTCTCAGCCGTCCGATCAGAAGTCCGCTGATAGGAGCCGCTCTCGCCCTGTTGCTGACAATCCAGCTCCGGCTGGCACTCGCCGGATTGATGACTTCTTTAGTAAGCCAGCAACTAAATCCCCTATTGAGGTTGAGGAGTCCTAG